A segment of the Echinicola strongylocentroti genome:
AAGCTGCATGGGCTAGAATTTGCCGGATTTCATACTGGCGTTTTTGATAGAGAAAAGGAGAAAAGTGCACAACAAAAACATGATAATCCTTGATCTGGGCATAGAGGTATGCGTGCCACATATTGTCCACTACTTTCTGAACGTTTAGGATAGGGTATTTTGAAGAAAGTGCAACGGGATAACCTTGGATCTTGGACATTACCGCATAGGGATGCCCATACCCGGACGCAAAAGACTCGAGTCCTTTTTGTGTAAAATCGTTCATTTCCTGATACCCTATGACATCAGGCCCCAAGTCTTCAACCCATCGCTGATAGGAGGCTTTATACAAACTATCTTGCTGAAACCCCCTGAGCGTATTATATGAAAGCACCTTAAAACCCTCCTGAGCCATAGACGTTCCACTTGCTATAAACAACAACAAAAGACTGAAGGAGGCATTTCTGATCACAGTATCCAGATCCATAGGTATTAGTTTTTAATTAATTACGGTTTATTTCAGTAAGTTTTTTTCACTAATGCAGCTTTACAAGGGTCAAGCGTCACCTTCACATTATTTTCTTTAAGCCCGACTTATGCAAATCTAAAAATAAAAGGGCGTCCTGAATCTCCAAGACGCCCATTATTTTTAAGCTATTATTTTACGAAAACTGAACTCGTACTCATCGAGGTCATCAATCCTTTACTGCCTCTTCTTCTACCTCACCACCAAGGCCCGCTTTTGCCTTGATCTTGGTCTCAAGCTCTTCCATTAGCTCCGGATTGTCCAGCAGGAGGTTTTTCACGGCGTCACGCCCTTGGCCCAGCTTGTTTCCTTCATAGGAGAACCAAGACCCAGCTTTCTTCACGATCTCAAACTCCACTCCAAGATCAATGATCTCGCCTACTTTAGAGATCCCTTGACCGTACATAATGTCAAACTCCACCACCTTAAACGGAGGTGCCACTTTGTTTTTCACCACTTTTACTTTGGTACGGTTACCGAGGATATTGTCCGCGCTTTCTTTGATCTGGCCGATCCTTCTGATGTCCAGCCTGACAGAAGCATAGAACTTCAGCGCATTACCGCCGGTAGTGGTCTCTGGGCTACCAAACATCACACCGATCTTATCCCTCAGCTGATTGATAAAGATGCAGGAACAACCGGTCTTGTTAATGGCTCCGGTCAGCTTCCTAAGGGCTTGGGACATCAATCTCGCCTGTAGGCCCATCTTGCTATCACCCATTTCGCCTTCCAGCTCGCCTTTAGGCACCAAAGCTGCCACGGAGTCAATCACGATGATATCCAAGGCGCCTGAACGGATCAGATGCTCGGCGATTTCCAGTGCTTGTTCTCCGTTGTCAGGCTGGGAGATCAGCAGATTTTCTGTATCGATTCCCAGTTTTTCTGCGTAAGATTTATCAAAGGCGTGCTCGGCATCGATGATCGCAGCCATGCCTCCTTTTTTTTGCGCTTCGGCGATGCAGTGCATGGCCAATGTGGTCTTACCGGAAGATTCTGGCCCGTAAACCTCAATGACCCTGCCCCTTGGGATACCTCCTACACCCAATGCCATATCCAATCCGAGTGAACCTGTAGAAATGGTTGGAATATCCACTACCGAATTATCACTCAACTTCATGACCGTACCTTTTCCGTAGGTCTTTTCCAACTTATCCATCGTAAGCTGAAGCGCTTTTAATTTTTCTGTATTTTCACTCATATACTCAAAGAATCGAAGGTGTATTAAAATATTATGTGAAAGTAAACATTCGCCAACTGAATATCAACTTTCATCACAACCATTGTTTTGTTATGACGTTTTATTAAATTAGAAATTTGTATTGCATGGTTACAGTAGATTTGGTATAAATTTTGAATTTAGACTAATAAAGTAACATTAATTTATGCCCTTGTTCATAAGACTATTTTTCATTCATTTTCTGACTGTTGCCATTTCCACGAGTGTTTTTGGTCAGCAGTATTCCCGACCTTATCAGGAAGGGGAAGAGCTTACTTTTAAAGTAAAGTATTTATTTTTCAATGCAGCAGAAGCCAAAATGATCATTGACAACCAAATTCATACAATGAATGGCCAGCCGAGCTATAAAATTGATGTTTATGGCAAAACCTTAAGTATTTTCAGCATATTTAAGGTAAAAGACAACTGGGGTTCCTATATGGACACCAGCTTAAATATCCCCTACCGTTCTTATCGACATATTGAAGAAGGAGGATATCGTAAGCACGAAATCGTTGACTTTGACCACAAAGCAGGTACTGCTACGGTAAAAGAATACGACAGGGAAAACAAAAGACTTAAAGACACCAAGGAGTTTGACATCCAGTCAGGGATTCAGGATATTGTAAGTGGGTTTTACTATATGCGTCACCTTGACTATAGGCTGTACAGAAGAGGTGATGTAATTAATGTAAAGGGATTCTTCGATGAAAAAACCTACGACCTAAAACTTATTTATGAAGGCAGGGACCGTATTTCAACCAAAATCGGAGAATTTGACACCATTATCATCTCTCCCGTCATGCCCAACAACAAGCTGTTCAGTGGCGAAAACCCCATAAAAATGTGGATCACCAATGACAAAAACAGGATCCCCATAAAGGTAGAGGCTGAACTGGTGGTGGGATCACTTAACATGGAGATAACAGAAGCTACTGGATTGCGTAACAAATAGGTAACAAAGCATTAATATTAAATTAATAATATTGCGTTTTAGCAAAACATTATATTGACCTTCTAGCCTTTTTCTTAAAAAGAAGTTATTTCTTTTGATAGTTTTTCTAAATTAGCGGTGCTTAAAAAAGAACATTTAAACAGGCAAAGTCAAATGAGTGACAATCCAAAAATCAAAGTTCTGGTAGTAGATGACGAACCAGATATTATTGAAATCCTAACTTATAACCTCGAAAAGGAAGGTTATGAAGTAGCTTCAGCAAGCGACGGAATCAAAGCTGTACAGACTGCCGCTAAATTCAAGCCTGATGTAATCCTGCTGGACATCATGATGCCCAATCAAGATGGAGTAGAAACGTGCCGTCAAATACGGGACATGGAAGAACTTAAAAACACTTTTATTATTTTTCTCACTGCCCGCTCGGAAGAGTATTCAGAAGTGGCTGCTTTTGACGTAGGCGCTGACGATTATATCACCAAACCCATCAAGCCCCGGGCATTGGTAAGCCGTATAGCAGCACTATTCAGAAGGGAATCCAAGAAGGAGCAAGAGGTGTCTCAGATCAAAATAAAAGACCTGACCATAGACAGGAGCAGTTTCACCATTGACCAAGCTGGCAACACCATCACCCTGCCAAAAAAGGAATTCGAACTGTTGTACTTTCTGGCAAAAAATCCCAACATGGTATTCAGCAGAGACGAGTTGCTCCAAAATATTTGGGGAGCGGATGTGTTCGTCCTGGCCCGAACCGTGGATGTCCATATCCGAAAGGTGAGGGAAAAAATCGGGGACAACTATATCACCACTGTAAAAGGTGTAGGTTACAAGTTTGACAATAATTAAAGTATGCTTACGACTTCCAGAGGGATATCGCTCGTATTGGCCTTTGCCATTTCAGCCCTTACCGTAGCCTTCCTCTCCTTGCTTGACGATGCCACCCCAATGCTGCTGACAGTAGCTTGGGGTTGACCATCGCTATTTCGTATCTTTTGATCAATCTCACCCTTGAATTCCTGATCTTCAAAGAGATCAGTAATATTTACAGTGCCTTGGAAAAAATCCAAAAAAAGGACCTGTCAGGAATCGCGGACAAACCTCAAAAAACCTCAATCTCTCCCTTAAGGAAGATCAACAACACCATTAATTCTTATGCCATTGCCAAAAACAAGGAAATAGCAACCCTACAGCGTAATGAGGCGTTCAGAAGAGAATTTGTCGCTGATATTTCCCATGAGTTAAAAACACCCATATTCGCCGCCCAAGGCTATGTCCACACCCTTCTTGATGGGGCCGTAGAAGATGTAAATGTCCGGGACAAGTTCCTTAAACGTGCCGCAAAAAGCCTGAACAACCTGGACAACCTTGTCAAAGACCTGCTCACCCTTAACCAAATGGAGAGTGGTGTAGTAAAATTTAATCACGAGGTCTTTGACATGATCCCTCTTATCGAAGAGGTCATGGAGCAGCTAGAAAACAAAGCTGAAAAAAGGCACATCAACCTACGCCTTAAGTACAACCCCGAAAAATCATACTACACCTTTGCCGACAAGGACAAAATCTACAGGGTCTGCCAAAACCTCATCTCCAATGCCCTTAAATACAACCACGAGGGCGGAGAAGCCTTGATCGCCTTAAAATCTACCAAAAACCATATCAAGGTAGACATCAAAGACAACGGGCTGGGCATCCCTCCAGAAGATATCAAGCGGATATTCGAACGATTTTACCGTGTGGACAAGAGTCGGTCAAGGGAAATGGGTGGCACTGGGCTGGGGCTGGCCATCGTAAAACACATCCTAGAAGGCCATAAGAGTAAAATCTCCGTCACTTCGACAGTGGGCAAGGGCTCTACGTTCAGCTTCTCACTTCCGATAGAGAAAAAGGCCACTCAAGATGAAGAAAATGGCTCCACTTAATCCAACCAATCGATAAGCCAAACATTATTTCACCAAACATTTTTTACATCAGGTAATTTTAGCTAATTTTGCACCTTAAATTTGAAAGGTGTAAGCCTGGCTTTATGAAAAAAATAGATTTCAATGATCTTATTCTGTTTCAAAATGATGACTATTTGGTCATCAACAAGCCTCCATACTTATCGACCTTAGACGATAGGCATGAAAGACAAAACATCCTTCACTTGGCCAAAGAGCACACTCCTGATGCCCAGGTGTGCCATCGACTTGACAAGGAAACTTCAGGATGTTTGGTTATTGCAAAAAACCCGGATGCATACCGTAATATTGCGATCCAATTTGAACACAGAAAAGTCAACAAAATCTATCACGCCGTGGCGCAAGGGATCCATGACTATGACAATAAGCTCGTAGACAGAAATCTGGTCGCCACCAATAAAGGCGTCGCAAAGATCAGCCTCAAGGGAAAACCGGCCACCACCTACTTCACCACGCTAAAGACCTACGCAAAACATTCACTGATCGAATGCAAGCCGGTCTCTGGGAGACTGCACCAGATCAGGGTTCACCTGGCATATCTGGACGCCCCCATATGTGGTGATGAAATGTACGGTGGCAAGCCGCTCTACCTTTCAGAACTTAAAAGAAAATTCAACCTAAAAAAGGGAACAGAAGAATCTCCTATCATGCAACGTGTTTCACTGCATGCTTATTCGGTCTCCTTTGAGGGAATGGACGAGAGACCCATTACGGTCACAGCTCCTTACCCCAAGGATTTTGCAGTATTGGTAAAACAGCTGGAAAAAAGCAATTAGACAACTGCCTTTCCAGCAGGACACCACCGATAAAAGCAGGCTTTTTCATGGCGGACAGCAACAGAAAAGAGGCTATCCCCGTGAAAATTAGGCAGTAAACACAAAGATATTTTGCATATAATCGGAATTCCTTCTATCTTTGTGTCCCTTTTTGAGGGCGAAATGTATTTAACAAGCTAATAATTAAACATTTACACAGTGGATACTTTAAGCTATAAAACCGTATCAGCAAACAGTGCTACCGTACAAAAAGACTGGGTGATAGTGGATGCCTCAGCAATGGTACTTGGTAGATTTGCAAGTGAGGTTGCTAAAATCTTAAGAGGAAAAAACAAGCCTAGCTTTACTCCTCACGTAGACTGCGGCGACAATGTCATAGTCATCAATGCAGACAAAATCCGATTGACTGGTAAAAAGTGGGACGATAAAGTATATGTTCGTCACACTGGTTATCCAGGTGGTCAGCGAATCTCTACCCCAAGGATCCTTAAGAGCAAATCTTCTGCAATCCTAGTGGAAAAAGCTGTAAGAGGAATGCTTCCTAAAAACAGATTGGGAAGAAAATTGTACACCAACCTTTATGTATATGAAGGTACTGAACATCCTCATGAAGCGCAACAACCAAAAGTAGTTAAACTTTAATCTGATCATTCCATGGAAGTTATCAATACAATCGGTAGAAGAAAAACATCTGTTGCGAGGATCTATATGAAGCCTGGCAAAGGCGAGATCATTGTCAACAACAGAAACATAGAAGCATATTTTCCATTTGACCTTCACCAGATCGTCGTAAGACAGCCCCTTACACTAGTGAACGAAGCTGAAGCTTTCGACATTAAGATCACAGTAGACGGTGGTGGCATCAAAGGACAAGCAGAGGCGGCCAGAATGGCTATCGCTCGTGCCCTATGCGAAATCAATGAGGAACACAGAAGCCCATTGAAAAAAGAAGGATTCCTTACCAGAGACCCAAGAATGGTGGAACGTAAGAAGCCAGGTCGCAGAAAGGCAAGAAGAAGATTCCAGTTCTCCAAGCGTTAATCTGGAAATTACACAGGTACTTTATAAAACTTACATATTTAAATGGCTAAAATCGAATATAAAGACTTACTGGATGCTGGTGTTCACTTTGGACACTTAACAAGAAAGTGGGATCCAAGAATGGCACCGTACATCTTCATGGAGAAAAACGGCATCCATATCATTGATCTGAATAAAACGCTCGTGTGCCTTGAAGAAGCATCCAACGCACTCAAGCAAATCGTACGCTCCGGCAAAAAAGTGATGTTCGTGGCGACCAAAAAGCAAGCCAAGGACTTGGTAGCTGAAGAAGCTGCAAGACTTAAAATGCCTTTTGTGACAGAAAGATGGCAAGGTGGTATGATGACCAACTTTGCAACCATCCGTAAGTCACTGAAGAAAATGTCTTCCATCGACAAAATGATGAAAGAAGAGGCTTACACCAACTTGGCGAAGAAGGAACGTCTGATGATCACCAGACAGCGTGAGAAACTGGAAAACGTATTGGGCGGTATTGCTGACCTTACCCGTCTTCCTGCAGCGCTATTTGTAGTGGACATCAAAAGAGAACACATTGCAATTGCCGAAGCCAAAAAGCTTGGTATCCCTGTATTCGCCTTGGTAGATACTAACTCCAACCCTGGAGAAGCGGATTTCCCAATCCCTGCCAATGACGATGCATTCAAATCCATTTCATTATTGGTGAAAGCCGTCGGTTCTGCTATCGAAGAAGGACTTTCTGAAAGAAAGAAAGACAAAGAAGAGGCAAAACTCTCTGAAGAGGAAGAAGCAAAGAAAGCTGCTGACGCCGAAACCAAAGAATAATCCACTATGATTTAATAATAACAAAAAATTGAACATGCGGTAAACTACCTATGTTCAATTTTTTTGTTATTGCCTACTCGTTCCGAGTCCAGTTATAGGAGGAGAAACGATTATATTTATAAAAGTCATCATCACTATTAAAAATATCAAACAATGGCTATTACTGCACAAGATGTAAACAAACTAAGACAAATGACTGGTGCCGGTATGATGGACTGTAAGAAAGCCCTTACCGAAGCTGAAGGAGATTTTGATAAAGCGGTTGATATCTTAAGGAAAAAAGGACAAAAGGTATCCGCTTCCAGAGCAGACCGTGAAAC
Coding sequences within it:
- a CDS encoding endonuclease/exonuclease/phosphatase family protein, producing the protein MDLDTVIRNASFSLLLLFIASGTSMAQEGFKVLSYNTLRGFQQDSLYKASYQRWVEDLGPDVIGYQEMNDFTQKGLESFASGYGHPYAVMSKIQGYPVALSSKYPILNVQKVVDNMWHAYLYAQIKDYHVFVVHFSPFLYQKRQYEIRQILAHAALLPQDEKIVIMGGFNSLSSADSAYHTQEMVDGMRQDEDKNENIRNLNQGQLDYPVVGIVQEAGYLDAFLLTNDKLVSSYPTKSHGGTSTERIDYIWVNPFLGDKLVSATIIQDEITDEISDHYPVFVQFEK
- the recA gene encoding recombinase RecA, with protein sequence MSENTEKLKALQLTMDKLEKTYGKGTVMKLSDNSVVDIPTISTGSLGLDMALGVGGIPRGRVIEVYGPESSGKTTLAMHCIAEAQKKGGMAAIIDAEHAFDKSYAEKLGIDTENLLISQPDNGEQALEIAEHLIRSGALDIIVIDSVAALVPKGELEGEMGDSKMGLQARLMSQALRKLTGAINKTGCSCIFINQLRDKIGVMFGSPETTTGGNALKFYASVRLDIRRIGQIKESADNILGNRTKVKVVKNKVAPPFKVVEFDIMYGQGISKVGEIIDLGVEFEIVKKAGSWFSYEGNKLGQGRDAVKNLLLDNPELMEELETKIKAKAGLGGEVEEEAVKD
- a CDS encoding DUF3108 domain-containing protein, whose protein sequence is MPLFIRLFFIHFLTVAISTSVFGQQYSRPYQEGEELTFKVKYLFFNAAEAKMIIDNQIHTMNGQPSYKIDVYGKTLSIFSIFKVKDNWGSYMDTSLNIPYRSYRHIEEGGYRKHEIVDFDHKAGTATVKEYDRENKRLKDTKEFDIQSGIQDIVSGFYYMRHLDYRLYRRGDVINVKGFFDEKTYDLKLIYEGRDRISTKIGEFDTIIISPVMPNNKLFSGENPIKMWITNDKNRIPIKVEAELVVGSLNMEITEATGLRNK
- a CDS encoding response regulator transcription factor, coding for MSDNPKIKVLVVDDEPDIIEILTYNLEKEGYEVASASDGIKAVQTAAKFKPDVILLDIMMPNQDGVETCRQIRDMEELKNTFIIFLTARSEEYSEVAAFDVGADDYITKPIKPRALVSRIAALFRRESKKEQEVSQIKIKDLTIDRSSFTIDQAGNTITLPKKEFELLYFLAKNPNMVFSRDELLQNIWGADVFVLARTVDVHIRKVREKIGDNYITTVKGVGYKFDNN
- a CDS encoding RluA family pseudouridine synthase, with product MKKIDFNDLILFQNDDYLVINKPPYLSTLDDRHERQNILHLAKEHTPDAQVCHRLDKETSGCLVIAKNPDAYRNIAIQFEHRKVNKIYHAVAQGIHDYDNKLVDRNLVATNKGVAKISLKGKPATTYFTTLKTYAKHSLIECKPVSGRLHQIRVHLAYLDAPICGDEMYGGKPLYLSELKRKFNLKKGTEESPIMQRVSLHAYSVSFEGMDERPITVTAPYPKDFAVLVKQLEKSN
- the rplM gene encoding 50S ribosomal protein L13 translates to MDTLSYKTVSANSATVQKDWVIVDASAMVLGRFASEVAKILRGKNKPSFTPHVDCGDNVIVINADKIRLTGKKWDDKVYVRHTGYPGGQRISTPRILKSKSSAILVEKAVRGMLPKNRLGRKLYTNLYVYEGTEHPHEAQQPKVVKL
- the rpsI gene encoding 30S ribosomal protein S9; translated protein: MEVINTIGRRKTSVARIYMKPGKGEIIVNNRNIEAYFPFDLHQIVVRQPLTLVNEAEAFDIKITVDGGGIKGQAEAARMAIARALCEINEEHRSPLKKEGFLTRDPRMVERKKPGRRKARRRFQFSKR
- the rpsB gene encoding 30S ribosomal protein S2 produces the protein MAKIEYKDLLDAGVHFGHLTRKWDPRMAPYIFMEKNGIHIIDLNKTLVCLEEASNALKQIVRSGKKVMFVATKKQAKDLVAEEAARLKMPFVTERWQGGMMTNFATIRKSLKKMSSIDKMMKEEAYTNLAKKERLMITRQREKLENVLGGIADLTRLPAALFVVDIKREHIAIAEAKKLGIPVFALVDTNSNPGEADFPIPANDDAFKSISLLVKAVGSAIEEGLSERKKDKEEAKLSEEEEAKKAADAETKE